The following proteins are co-located in the Sporolactobacillus pectinivorans genome:
- a CDS encoding small, acid-soluble spore protein, alpha/beta type, which yields MARRRGIMSESFKIELAKELGFYDTVKNEGWGGIRARDAGNMVRRAIEIAEQQLTGAGKHND from the coding sequence ATGGCCAGACGGAGAGGCATCATGTCTGAATCGTTTAAAATTGAGCTTGCCAAAGAGCTGGGTTTTTATGATACGGTCAAGAATGAAGGATGGGGCGGTATCCGGGCCCGCGATGCGGGAAATATGGTACGGCGCGCCATCGAAATAGCTGAACAGCAGCTGACTGGCGCTGGAAAGCACAATGATTGA
- a CDS encoding Veg family protein — translation MGKTIDDIKGALDERVGRRLTLKANGGRRKTIQRIGVLEGTYPSVFIVRLDKDSNAYDRVSYSYTDVLTDSVELTFLEEMASGQ, via the coding sequence ATGGGAAAAACCATTGATGATATCAAAGGCGCTTTAGATGAACGCGTCGGCAGACGTTTAACCCTTAAAGCAAATGGGGGCAGGCGCAAAACGATTCAACGCATTGGTGTTTTGGAAGGGACCTATCCGTCAGTATTCATCGTCCGGCTTGATAAGGATTCAAACGCGTATGACCGCGTTTCCTACAGCTATACGGATGTACTGACAGACTCGGTAGAACTCACCTTTTTAGAGGAAATGGCAAGCGGGCAATAA